The Actinocorallia herbida DNA window CCGTACGCCGCCACCCAACGCCCATCAGAGGCGAGTGGCCCGCGCGAACAGCGACCTCGGTGCCCACGTTCCACACAGGACCCGCACCACCCTTCTCCACCGGCCAGGTCGCCGCGTGATGCTCGCAAAACGCCGCCCACCCGCACACCCGCGCAGCGACGAGCGAGAACACCATGTCCCAGCAACTCACCGGCATCACCCTGGCCGACCTCACCTACCACCGGCCCGACGACACCCCCGTCTTCGACGGCCTCACCACCACCATCCCCCGAGGCCGCACCGGCCTCGTCGGCGCCAACGGCACAGGCAAGACCACACTCCTACGCCTCATAACAGGCGACCTCCACCCCACCCGCGGCACCATCACCACCCCGGGCACCCTCGCCTACCTCCCACAAGACCTCACCCTCGACACCACCGCACGCGTCGACGAGGCACTCGGCATCCACGCCAAACGCGCCGCCCTCACCGCCATCGAATCCGGCGACCCCGACGAACGCCACTACACCACCCTCGCCGACGACTGGGACGTCGAAGAACGCGCCCAAGCCACGCTCGGCGCACTCGGCCTCGACCTCGACCTCGACCGCACCGTCGGCGCCATGTCCGGCGGCGAGACCGTCCTCCTCCACCTCGCCGCACTCCTCCTGCGACGCCCCGACATCCTCATCCTCGACGAACCCACCAACAACCTCGACCTCCACGCCCGCCGCCGCCTCTACGACGCCGTCGACACCTGGCGCACCGGCACCCTCCTCATCGTCAGCCACGACACCGAACTCCTGGAGCGCGTCGACCGCATCGCCGAACTCCGCAACGGCGCACTCACCTTCCACGGCGGCACCTGGACCGACTACCAGAACGCCCTCGCCACCCAGGAGGAAGCCGCCACCCGCACCCTCCGCACCGCCGAAGCCGACGTCCGCCGCCAGCAACGCGAACTCCGCGACGCCCAGACCAAGAACGCCCGCCGCGAACGCCACAACAAGAAGATGGACGACCAGCGCCGCGCCTCACGCATCGTCGCCGGCGCCAAGAAGCGCTCCGCCCAGGAGAGCGCGGGCAAACTCCGCACCCTCGCCGAGGACCGCCTCACCGAGGCCCGCGAACGCCGTGACGCCGCCGCCGACGCCCTCCGCGACGACGCTCGCATCAGCGTCGACCTGCCCCACACCGCGGTCCCCGCCGGACGCACCGTCCTCACCCTCGACCACGTCAGGCCCCGGCACGGCGCCCTCCAGGACGCCCATCTGCACATCCACGGCCCCGAGCGCATCGCACTCGTCGGCCGCAACGGCTCAGGCAAGACCACGCTCCTGCGCACCCTCACCGGTGACCTCGAACCCGCCGAGGGGGAGGCCCGCACCCACGTCCCGACCCGCTACCTCACCCAGCGCCTCGACACTCTCGACCCCGCCCTGTCCGTCTACGACAACGTCAAGAAGGCGGCCCCGCAGGCCCCCGACAACCAGATCCGCGCCAGCCTCGCCCGCTTCCTCTTCCGCGGCGCCCGCGCCGACCAGCCCGCGGGAACCCTTTCCGGCGGCGAACGCTTCCGCGCCTCCCTCGCCGCGACCATGCTCGCCGAACCGGCCCCGCAGCTCCTCATCCTGGACGAACCCACCAACAACCTCGACACCACGAGCGTCCGCCGGCTCACCGAAGCCCTCGCCTCCTTCCAGGGTGCCCTCCTCGTCGCCTCCCACGACCTCCCGTTCCTCGACACCCTCGCCATCACCCGCTGGTTCGTCACGGGGGAGACCCTCACCGAGACCACCCGCGACGATCTGCTCGCCCATCTCGACCCCGAGCCCCAGGGGAGCGACCCGACCGAGCCGACAAACACCCCATAAGGGGAGAGTGCGAGCATCCCGCCATAGATCGACATCACGGACTAAGACATCTCTAATACCGCAAACCACTCAAATAACACCTTAACCCCAGGCCCTTCCCAGGGGAGTCCGCAAGCCGCAGGCCGTCCGACGACGGCCGAAGGCCGGTGCCCCGCCCCCTCACCGAGAGACGGGGAGGGGCACCGGACCTGCCGAAGGGAGCGAACCGGGCGGCCCTCCCCTATCGAATGAGTCTTTAGTCCTTTTGCATTCAGGGGTTGTGGGGTGGATCTGTGGGCGCAGCCCGCCCCGCCGCCTTTACGCAGTAAGGTTCTCAGGGGAGAACCTTGGTCCTGAAGCAACGCACAGGCGGCCTCAGGACCCGCACGGGAGGGCTGTTCGGCCGCAGGGCTCGACACGCCTCGTCACCAACGCGTCAGGAGCGGGCGGTCTTGCGGGTGAGGCCGTAGTGGGCCAGGGCGTGGAAGGCCGCCTTGGGGGTCCAGGTGAGGGTGCCCGACGGGGCGGGGAGCGCCTTGACGATGCCGAAGCTCGCGAGGTCGAAGTCGCGGGAGGGATCGTCGGAGGCGGGCATGTCGCGGCGGATGAACGTGTTGACGAAGGCCGTGTCGACGCCGTCCTCGGCGAACCACTCGAGGGAGTCGAGGACGTAGGCGGCCTGCTCCCCCTCGTCGCGCACCACCGGCTCGCGCAGCCCCACGGGACGGGCGTCGTCGCCCCACACCACGACGTCCTCGCCGCGGCCGCCCCGCGCCGCCGCGCCCCGGTAGGTCGTGCAGCCGAACTCGGTGACCGCGTACGGCTTCGGGCCCGCCGTCTGCGTGCGCAGCCGCTCGCGGTGGTCGGCCGGCGTGCGGGCGTCCCGATAAGCGGCGTCGGTGGCGACCAGGTCGAACGGCGCCCAGTCCACGCCCTCCATCGGCAGGGACGCGTACGTGATCCGGCCGCCGAACCGCGCCCGCACCTGCGGGACCACCTCGGCGAAGAACCCCCTGACCGCCGCCTGCACACCCGGAATCAGCTCCCGGAGCCGGACGGGATCGGCCAGCGCCGCCGCCCGCTCCGCCGGCGACTCCCCCGGCAGGAACCCCTCGGTGAACAGCGAGATCTCCGACCCCGTCACGAACACCACCTCCGCGCCCTCCCGGCGCAGGCGCTCGGCCCGCTCGGCCCCGTCCAGGAGGAAGTCCAGGAGCTCCGCCCGGCTGAGACCGTTGGTGAAGGGGCAGTACCAGACCTCCAGCCCGACGGCGGCGGCGTGCCGGGCGGCCGTCTCCAGCCGGTCCTGGACGCCGCCGGTCACCCGCACCGCGTCGCAGTGCAACTCCTCCCGGATCACCCGGAGGTCACGGGCGACCGCGTCGGCGTCGAACGGTTCGTGAGTGGTGGCCCCGCCGGAGCAGAAACCGGTGTCGTAGGTGAGCCCGTAGGCACGCATGGAAGACCTCCCGTTGAGAACACATAGGGTACGTCGAGTACCGTATGCGGCAAGGAGCAGATCCCGCAAGCGGCCGCCGACCGGTACGATCGAGACCCTGCGACGGGAAAGGGCCATGAGCGGAGATCCGAGCACACACCAAGGCGGCGGCCCCGCGCGGCGCCGCGGCACGGCCCTGGAGGAGGCGATCCTCGACGCCGCGGTCGCCGAACTCACCGAGTCCGGCTACGCGGGCCTGACCATGGACAAGGTCGCCGCCCGCGCCGGCACCAACAAGAACGCCCTTTACCGCCGCTGGCCGAACCGCCTCGCTCTCGGCACCGCCGCCTATGCGCGGCTCACCAGGACGGTCCCGCCCCCCGACACCGGAGACCTGCGCGGCGACGTCCTGGAACAGCTCCGCCGCGCCAACCGCTACTGGAGCTCCCCCCTGGGCGCGATCCTGCGGGAGCTCCTCGCCGCGGCCGGCGGCGCGGCCGAGTTCCTCAGCCGGCTCCAGGACCCGTCCGGAGAAACCGCCGCGGCCCCCTGGCTGACGATCCTGGGCCGCGCGGTAGCCCGCGGCGAGGTCGCGCCGGAGGCGCTCCACCCGAGGGTCGCCACCGTGGCCGTCGACCTGCTCCGCAACGAGTTCGCGGTACGCGGCGTACCGTCAGCCCCCGACACCGTCCTCATCGAGATAGTCGACGAGGTGTACCTTCCCCTCGTCCGCGTCCGGGGCGGCGCCTGACGGGCCGGGTCGGCCCGCCCAGCGGACGGGGTGGCCGGACGGGTCCGCGGTGAGCCACGACCCGTCGCCCAGGGGGACCAGGTCGTACGCGTCGGCGGCTGCCGTGGCGAGTTCAGGGCCGGGGACGCCCTCGGCCAGGTCCACGAGCCGGAAGCCGAACCAGTCCTCGCCGTCCTCGGTCTCCCCGACGAAGGCGACGACCGCGGTGCCGCCCGTCAGGAAGCCTCCGCCGAATTCGAGGTAGCGGTCCTCCTCGGGCCCGAAGTCCGCCACCTCAAGGCTCAGCAGGACCTCCCCCTCGGGATAGGTGTGGAAGGCGACGTCCTGGCAGCCGTGGTCCACCGTCATGAACCGGCTCCCGTCGGGTGAGAGATCCACGAGCACCCTGTCCGGCCACGGGAAGGGCGCGAGGTCCAGGGACCCGCCCTTCAGAGCGCCTCGGAACAGTGGCGCGCCGTCCTGCCCTTCGCCGACGGAGAGCAGCACCCGCCCGTCCGCCGGATGGACGAGCTGGGTCGCGCCGTGCCCCGACGTGCCGATCTCCGCGATCGCGCGGACGGCCCCCGTCCCGGCGTCCAGGACCAGCCAGTGGTCGGGCGTGCCCCGGCCGGCCATGTCGTCGGGCCGGAACACCCACACGTCGCGCCCGTCCGCCGACACGACGCATCCCGCGTGGTTGATGAACGCGTGACCTTCGCCCGGCTCGAACGGCACCCGCCACGACTCGGCGCCTTCGGTGACGCTCACGACCGCGTTCGAGGTGGTGTAGACGGCCCGGCGCAGGTCCGGCGTGACCGCGTGGCCGTCCACCTCGTCGCCCTTCACCGGCTCGAACACCGCCGAAGGCGACAGGACTCCATAGACGTCCCGGGCGATGACGTACGCGCACACACGCCCGTCGACGGTCCTGGTGATGATCCTGGGAAAGTCGGCCACCCCGGGAGCCTAGTGGAGCAAACCGCCAGATCGCGGGCGTTTCGCCAGCCCAGGCCACTCCCCCGGTCAATGAGTCTTCAGTCCTTTATAAGGTCTTTTCGGGGTACGTCAGGGGCGAACCGACCCGACGCCTTTACGCAGTAAGGTTACTGAGGGTGGAGAAGCTAACGATGGACACGCTGCGCGTGGGGCTGGCCCAGCTCCCGTCCGTACCCGGCGACGTCGCGGGGAACGCCCGCATCGCGGCCGAAGCCGTGACGAGGGCCGCCGCCGAAGGGGCCCGGCTGATCCTCTTCCCCGAGCTGTCCCTCACCGGCTACGACCTTGACCTGTTCCCCGATCCCGCCCTGGGCGTCACGGCCGACGACGCCCGCCTCGACCCCGTCCGGGAGGCCGCGCGATCCGCGGGCGCCACCGCCGTCGTCGGCGGCGCCTACCGCCACTCCCCCACCGGCACCTGGATCGCCTCCCTGGCCGCCCTCCCCGACGGGACCCTCCTCCCCCACGGCAAGCGCCACCTGCACGGCCGGGAACGCGACATCTTCGACCCCGCCCCGCCCGGCCCGCTCCTCGAGGTCGACGGATGGATCGTCGCCCTGGCCATCTGCTACGACGCCGGCGTCCCCTCCCACGCCGAGGAGGCGGCCCGCCGAGGCGCCGAGGTGTACGCCGCGTCGGTCCTGTACGACAACCCGCGCCGCTTCGACGTCCACTTGGCCGCGAGGGCCATGGACCACCGGATGTACGCCGTCGCCGCCAACTATCCGGGCGGGCCCGGCGCCGGCCTCGGCGCGGGCTGGGAGTCGTGCGGCGGCAGCGGCGCGTGGCACCCCGATGGAAGCCGCCTGTCCGACGCCGGAACCGCGCCCGGTCTCGTCCTGGTGGGCCTCGACCGCGCGGACCTCACCGCGCTGCGCGCCGGGGACGCCGACGCGGGTTTCCCGCGCGGCGCCGCCTGACGCCCCCGGTCGCCGACGGCCGAAGGCACGCCCGGTAACGTCGAAGCTCCGCCGTCGCGCGCCCGCTCAATCCCCCGGGGGTCTCCAGCCATGCCCGTCATCCACCTGGTCCGGCACGCCCAGGCGTCGTTCGGCGCCGCCGACTACGACGTGCTCTCGCCGATCGGGCCCGAGCAGGCCTCCGCGACCGGGCGCGCCCTCGCCGCGCGCAAGCCGCGCGACCCGCTCGTCGTCGCGGGGTCGCTCACCCGGCAGCGCGAGACCGCGCGGGCCGTGGCCGAGGCCGTCGGGGCGGCGGAGCCGGTCGGCGAGGACCTGCGGCTCAACGAGTACGACTTCATCACCATGGTGTCCGGCGGCAAGGTCGCCACCGACGGGGACCCGCAGAAGGCGCTCGATCGGCTCCTGCTCGCCTGGATCGAGCAGGACGCGCCCGACGGGTGGCAGGCCTTCTCCGGCGGGGCTCTGGCGGCCGTCACCGAGCTGGGCGCGCGCCTCGGCCAGGGCCGGGACGGCATCGCGGTGACGTCCGGCGGGGTGATCGCGGCGATCTGCGGGGCGCTGCTCGGCCTGCCGCCGGCGGGGGTCGTCGCGGTGAACCGGGTGATGGTCAACACCTCGATCACCACCCTGCTCGTCGGGGCGCGCGGCCTCAACCTGCTCACGCTGAACGATCACGCGCACTTCACCGGCGACGCCGAGAACCTCCGCACCTACCGCTGAGCGACCGCCGGCCCGGCCCCGGGCGCCGGGTCACCCCACGGCCTGGTGGCGGGCTCCCAAGAGCCCGCCACCAGGCGCGATCAGCACGACCCGCGCCGGCTCACTGCTGGTAGCCCTCGACCTCGCCGACGGGACGGGAGTGCGCCTCCCCCGGATTGGCGCCGTACTCGCGGGCGGCACGGCGCTGGCGCAGCAGGTCCCAGCAGACGTCGAGCTCCTCCTCGATCGCCTTGACGCGTGCGGCGTGCCCGGGCTCGGCGGAGGTCCGCAGCTCGTGCTCCTCGTCGATCATGCGCTTGATCCGGTCCAGGATCTGCTCGTCACTCATGTGCGCAGCATTCCCAATAGCCCCGAATCCAGACATCGCACTCGCCCGGAAACCCTTGTTCCACCGAGTCTTCAGTCCTTTCCCGGGTCTCGCACCCTTCGGAGCCGCCGCCCCAGCGCCTTTACGCAGTAAGGTTACTCTTGGCCACGGTGGGGAAGGGCGCACTGATGAACTGGACCCTCGAAGTCGTCATCGTGCCCGTGTCCGACGTCGCCCGCGCCAAGGAGTTCTACGCCGGGAGGCTCGGCTGGCACATCGACCACGAGACCCCGCTCCCCGACGGCCGGCTGATGCTCCAGCTCACCCCGCCCGGCTCCGGCTGCTCCATCGTCATCGCCCAGGGCCTCACCGACATGCCCCCCGGCGCCCTCCAGGGCCTCCAGCTCGTCGTCAACGACCTACGCGCCGCCCACGCGGAACTCCTCGGCAACGGGGTCGAGACCAGCGACATCGTGGTCCTCGGTCCCCATGGGCAGCGCCCCTCCGACCTCGGCGACGACCTCGACAACGTCGGGTTCCTCTTCTTCACCGACCCCGACGGCAACGCCTGGGCCGTCCAGCAGATCACCGCCCGCGCCTAGCCGGCCCCGGCCTCCTCGCCTGGCTGCTGGAGCGCTGGAACGCCTGGAGCGACAACGGCGGCGACGTCGAGTCCGTCTTCACCGCGGGCGACCTGCTCACCCACGCCACGATCTACTGGGTGAACAACTCCATCGCCACGTCGAGGCGCTACTACGCCAACGCCGACCGCTACCCCTGGGCACCCTCCCACGATCGCGCCCGGGTCGTGCAGGCCCCGGTCGGCCTCACCTTCGTCGCGTACGAGAATCCTCGCGGCGTCCGCACCGCCGACGAGCGCGTCCGGGCGTTCGAGCGCGGCCCGCAGGCCGCTTGGTTCGACCACGTCAACGCCCACGACCACGGCGGCCACTTGATCCCCTGGGAGTACCCCGACGCCTGGACGAGCGACCTGCGCCGCGCCTTCCACGGCCGCAGGCCCTGAAGGACCCGGCGCGCCACCCGGAAGACCCTGCGGAGCATGCCGCTCAGCAGGGTCTTCCGGGTATCGAGGTCCTCTTCGAGGCGCACTGATCGTCCTCGGCGGTGCGCAGGCCGCCGACCCCGCCCAGCTTCGCATTCCGCGCTCGGGCTTCTCGAAGGCCGGGATCCGCGTGGTCCCTCCCGTGTCAGGGCGTGAGGTCGCGGCGGCGCCAGGTGGTGAGGCCCGCCGCCGCCAGGGCGGCGGCGAGGACGAGGAGGACCGTGACGGGGAGCGGCTCGATCTCGCCGCCCGGCAGGGCCGGGGCGTGCGCGAAGGGGGAGAGGTCCAGGACCCAGGCGGGCAGGTCGAGGATGGGGGCGACCAGGGTCAGCAGGATGCAGGCGCCGAAGAGGCCCCAGGCGGCGTAGGCCTGGCGGGGCAGGGCGCCGAACAGCAGGAGCGCCGCGCCGCCGACGACCCAGGCGGGCGGGGCCTGCACGGCCCCTGCCGCGGCGAGCCTGCCGATCTGGCCCAGGTCGTCCGAGGCGAGGCCGTAGACGACGCCGCAGGCGAGACCGCCGACGGTCAGGAGCACGAGTGTTCCGGCGAGGGCGATCACGGTGTGCCCGGCGGCCCACCGGATCCGGTTCAGGCCCGTGGCCAGGAGCGGTTCGAGCCGCCCGCCGCTCTCCTCGCCGCGCATCCGCAGCACGCTCTGCACGGTGAAGACCGTGGCGATGAGCGCGAGCATGCCGAACGTCACCGCGAGGAACGCGTCGGTGAACGCGCCCTCCCCGCCCAGGGTCGCGAAGATCTCCTGAGTCGCGGTGCTCTCGCCGACCAGGTCCGCGACGCTCGGCGCGATCCCGCCGATGACGCCTCCGTAGACGGTGAACGCGGCGAGCCAGCCGAAGAACGAGCCGCGCTGCAGCCGCCACGCCAGCGCGGCGGAGCCGGAGAGGCTCCCGGCGGCCGGGCCGAGGCGCGGCGGGAAGATCCCCGCGCCGACGTCGCGGCGGTCGGCGAGGGCGAAGGCCGCGGCGAGCAGGGCGGCGGCCAGCACGAGCGACAACCCCGCGACCCACCACCGCTCGTCGGCGAACGGGCGCAGCAGCGACGCCCAGCCGAGCGGTGACAGCCAGCTCAGCCAGGCCGCGTCCGCGGTGTCCCCTGCCGCGCGCAGCAGGTAGACCCCGCCGAGGACGGCGAAGGCGATGCCACGGGCGGTGCGGGTGCTCTCGCTGAGCTGGGCGGTCACCGCTGCGACGCCGGTGAACACCAGGCCGGAGGCGAACCAGGCGAGCGCGAACGCCGCGGAGCCCGCCACGGCCATGCCGGTCCCGGTGAGGCCGAGGAACGTGGTGAGGGAGAGCACCGCGCCTGCGGTGAGGGACGTGAGCACGCCCGAGGTCAGCGGCGCCCGCCGCCCGACGGCGGTCGCGCCGACCAGCTCCAGACGGCCTTCCTCCTCCTCGGCGCGGGTGTGCCGGATGACCAGCAGCACGCTCATCACCGCGACGAGCACCGCGCCGATGACGCCGTTGCGCCAGGCGACCAGGCCGCCGACGGTCTCGGCGCCGACCGGCCCGTACAGCGCGACGGTGGCGGCGTTGCCCTTGACGCCCGCGGCGAAGACGTGCAGCTCCGCGGGGGTCCCGTACAGGGTGGCGAAGCTGCTCGCGGTCCCGGCCGCGGTGGCCGTGAGGGCGAGGACCCACAGCGGGATCATGACGCGGTCGCGGCGGAGCCACAGACGCAGCAGCGGGGCGGTGCCCGCGAGCGCGCTCATGCCCGGGCCCCGGCCGTCTCGGCGGTCTCATAATGCCGCAGGAACAGCTCCTCCAGCGTCGGCGGGCGGCTGTCGAGGCCGCGCACGCCGAGCGGGACGAGGGCGGTGAGGAGGTCGCCGAGCCGGTCGGTGTCGACCTGGCAGTGCAGCCTGGTGCCCTCTACGACGAGGTCGTGCACGCCGGGCAGGGCCTCCAGCCCCTCCGGCGGCGAGGCGAGATCGGCCTCGACGGACGTGCGGGTCAGATGGCGCAGGGACGTGAGGGTCCCGGTCTCGACGGCCTTGCCCGACCGGATGATGGTGACCCGGTCGCACAGCCGCTCCACCTCCGACAGGATGTGACTCGACAGCAGGACCGTGCGCCCGGCGTCGCGGGCTTCGCGGACGCACTCCTGGAAGACCTCCTCCATCAGCGGGTCGAGGCCGGAGGTCGGCTCGTCGAGGATGAGGAGTTCGGCGTCGGAGGCGAACGCGGCGACCAGGGCGACCTTCTGTCGGTTGCCCTTGGAGTAGGCGCGGCCCTTCTTGCGGGGGTCGAGTTCGAACCTGTCGAGCAGCGCCGCGCGCTTGGCCGGGTCGGCTCCCCCGCGCAGCCTGCCGAGCAGGTCGATGGTCTCCCCGCCGGAAAGGTGCGGCCACAGGGTGACCTCACCGGGCACGTAGGCGAGCCTGCGGTGCAGGCGGGTGGCGTCCTTCCACGGGTCGCCGCCGAGCAGGCGGGCGGTGCCGCCGTCGGTGCGCAGGAGGCCCAGGAGGGCGCGGATGGTCGTGGACTTCCCTGAGCCGTTCGGGCCGAGGAAGCCGTGGACCTCGCCCGGGCGGACGGCAAGGTCGAGGCCGTCCAGGGCCCGGGTGGGGCCGAAGTCCTTGACGAGGCCGGAGACCTCGATGACATCGCTCATGACGAATAAGCTACACAGCTTTCACTAACTTGTGAACGTTCTGAAGGCGTAAAATAGGCCTATGGAACAACGGGATGACTCGGCGGTCAGGGACTTTGTCGAGCGGATGGCACTGATGTGGGCGGACTGGGGATTCCCCAAGATGGCCGCCCGCGTGCTCATGACCTTCATGGCCTCCGACGCCGAGTCGCTCACCGCGGCCCAGCTGCGCGAAGCGCTCGACGCGAGCGCCGGCGCCATCTCCGGCGCGGTCCGCTACCTCATCCAGATCAGGATGCTGCAGCGCCACCCGCTGCCGGGCTCCCGTGAGCACGCCTACAGCCTGCACGAGGACACCTGGTACGAGGCGACGGCCAAGAGCGGCTTCTACACGGCGCTGGCCGGCCTGACCGAGGAGGGCGTGAAGGCCACCGGCCCCGACAGCCCCGGCGGCCGCCGCCTCATCGAGATGCGTGATTTCTTCGCCTTCCTCGACAGGGAGATGGGCGCCCTGATCGAGCGCTGGCACGCCCAGCAGGACACCGCCGAAGGCCCCTGAGACCCGGCGCCCAGGGAAAGCCGGGACCCGGCCGCGCGTCAGGCGTCGGCCGGGTCCGGGGTGGAGCGGGTCAGGACAGGGTGAGCGCCCCCGTCGTGGCGTTGCGCACGCACTTGACGGTCCGGGCGGCCGAGGCGACCGCGCCGCCCAGGCACTGGCCGAGGACGGCGTGGCCCGCGGCGCTGGGGTGCCAGGACTCCTGGCAGGTCTGGTAGTAGGTCACGCAGGCGGTGGCGATGCGCTGGATGTCGATCTTGTCGAACCCGTCGAGGGTGGTGAGGAACGTGCCGGTGGGCCCGTCCTGGAGCCGGATCGGGCTGGCGAGGGCGTTGGCGGGGCTGCCGTTCTTCTCGCACAGACGGGCGCCGTCGAAGGCCTGCTGGACGTTCAGGTACTGGAGGTCTGCCGCCGGGAACTCGGACCGCAGGGCGGTGAAGGAGGACTCGACGAGCCCGCCCAGCCGGGTGGAGAAGACGTGGCCGGGTGCCAGGCTCGCGCGGTGGATCGGGCAGCCCGCCTCGTAGCGCTCCGAGCCGAGGGCGCGGAACTTGTCGCGGGTGTCGTCGCGCTCGTCGCCGACCGCGTCCGCCTCGGTCAGGTAGTCGCTCGCGACGTCGAACGGCAGCGGGTTGGTGTAGTCCTGGAACACGACGCGGTGCCGGCCGTCGGTGTCGATCTCGTCCAAGGTGGTCAGCAGACTGCGCAGGGCCGTGGTGGTCTCGGTGGTGGCGGCGGCGATCTCGGCCGTGGTCGCCAGGTCGTCGTTGGTGCAGGGCTCCTGCTCGACGGGGCCGTTGATGTAGGCCCAGAACTCCCACCAGCCGGTCCAGGCGTCGGCGGCGAACCGGGTGGCGCAGCCGATGGCGACGTCGCCGAAGGTGAAGGAGCTGTTGTTCGACCCGAGGCCGACGAGGACGACGTCGATGTCGTTGGTCAGGGCGAGCGCGCGCAGCTGGGTCAGCTGCGCGGTGACGTTGCGGCCCTTCTCGCGCGCGATCG harbors:
- a CDS encoding ABC-F family ATP-binding cassette domain-containing protein, which encodes MSQQLTGITLADLTYHRPDDTPVFDGLTTTIPRGRTGLVGANGTGKTTLLRLITGDLHPTRGTITTPGTLAYLPQDLTLDTTARVDEALGIHAKRAALTAIESGDPDERHYTTLADDWDVEERAQATLGALGLDLDLDRTVGAMSGGETVLLHLAALLLRRPDILILDEPTNNLDLHARRRLYDAVDTWRTGTLLIVSHDTELLERVDRIAELRNGALTFHGGTWTDYQNALATQEEAATRTLRTAEADVRRQQRELRDAQTKNARRERHNKKMDDQRRASRIVAGAKKRSAQESAGKLRTLAEDRLTEARERRDAAADALRDDARISVDLPHTAVPAGRTVLTLDHVRPRHGALQDAHLHIHGPERIALVGRNGSGKTTLLRTLTGDLEPAEGEARTHVPTRYLTQRLDTLDPALSVYDNVKKAAPQAPDNQIRASLARFLFRGARADQPAGTLSGGERFRASLAATMLAEPAPQLLILDEPTNNLDTTSVRRLTEALASFQGALLVASHDLPFLDTLAITRWFVTGETLTETTRDDLLAHLDPEPQGSDPTEPTNTP
- a CDS encoding TetR/AcrR family transcriptional regulator, yielding MSGDPSTHQGGGPARRRGTALEEAILDAAVAELTESGYAGLTMDKVAARAGTNKNALYRRWPNRLALGTAAYARLTRTVPPPDTGDLRGDVLEQLRRANRYWSSPLGAILRELLAAAGGAAEFLSRLQDPSGETAAAPWLTILGRAVARGEVAPEALHPRVATVAVDLLRNEFAVRGVPSAPDTVLIEIVDEVYLPLVRVRGGA
- a CDS encoding carbon-nitrogen hydrolase family protein; this translates as MDTLRVGLAQLPSVPGDVAGNARIAAEAVTRAAAEGARLILFPELSLTGYDLDLFPDPALGVTADDARLDPVREAARSAGATAVVGGAYRHSPTGTWIASLAALPDGTLLPHGKRHLHGRERDIFDPAPPGPLLEVDGWIVALAICYDAGVPSHAEEAARRGAEVYAASVLYDNPRRFDVHLAARAMDHRMYAVAANYPGGPGAGLGAGWESCGGSGAWHPDGSRLSDAGTAPGLVLVGLDRADLTALRAGDADAGFPRGAA
- a CDS encoding histidine phosphatase family protein — its product is MPVIHLVRHAQASFGAADYDVLSPIGPEQASATGRALAARKPRDPLVVAGSLTRQRETARAVAEAVGAAEPVGEDLRLNEYDFITMVSGGKVATDGDPQKALDRLLLAWIEQDAPDGWQAFSGGALAAVTELGARLGQGRDGIAVTSGGVIAAICGALLGLPPAGVVAVNRVMVNTSITTLLVGARGLNLLTLNDHAHFTGDAENLRTYR
- a CDS encoding DUF2630 family protein, which produces MSDEQILDRIKRMIDEEHELRTSAEPGHAARVKAIEEELDVCWDLLRQRRAAREYGANPGEAHSRPVGEVEGYQQ
- a CDS encoding VOC family protein, whose protein sequence is MGKGALMNWTLEVVIVPVSDVARAKEFYAGRLGWHIDHETPLPDGRLMLQLTPPGSGCSIVIAQGLTDMPPGALQGLQLVVNDLRAAHAELLGNGVETSDIVVLGPHGQRPSDLGDDLDNVGFLFFTDPDGNAWAVQQITARA
- a CDS encoding ABC transporter permease yields the protein MSALAGTAPLLRLWLRRDRVMIPLWVLALTATAAGTASSFATLYGTPAELHVFAAGVKGNAATVALYGPVGAETVGGLVAWRNGVIGAVLVAVMSVLLVIRHTRAEEEEGRLELVGATAVGRRAPLTSGVLTSLTAGAVLSLTTFLGLTGTGMAVAGSAAFALAWFASGLVFTGVAAVTAQLSESTRTARGIAFAVLGGVYLLRAAGDTADAAWLSWLSPLGWASLLRPFADERWWVAGLSLVLAAALLAAAFALADRRDVGAGIFPPRLGPAAGSLSGSAALAWRLQRGSFFGWLAAFTVYGGVIGGIAPSVADLVGESTATQEIFATLGGEGAFTDAFLAVTFGMLALIATVFTVQSVLRMRGEESGGRLEPLLATGLNRIRWAAGHTVIALAGTLVLLTVGGLACGVVYGLASDDLGQIGRLAAAGAVQAPPAWVVGGAALLLFGALPRQAYAAWGLFGACILLTLVAPILDLPAWVLDLSPFAHAPALPGGEIEPLPVTVLLVLAAALAAAGLTTWRRRDLTP
- a CDS encoding ABC transporter ATP-binding protein → MSDVIEVSGLVKDFGPTRALDGLDLAVRPGEVHGFLGPNGSGKSTTIRALLGLLRTDGGTARLLGGDPWKDATRLHRRLAYVPGEVTLWPHLSGGETIDLLGRLRGGADPAKRAALLDRFELDPRKKGRAYSKGNRQKVALVAAFASDAELLILDEPTSGLDPLMEEVFQECVREARDAGRTVLLSSHILSEVERLCDRVTIIRSGKAVETGTLTSLRHLTRTSVEADLASPPEGLEALPGVHDLVVEGTRLHCQVDTDRLGDLLTALVPLGVRGLDSRPPTLEELFLRHYETAETAGARA
- a CDS encoding GbsR/MarR family transcriptional regulator, with translation MEQRDDSAVRDFVERMALMWADWGFPKMAARVLMTFMASDAESLTAAQLREALDASAGAISGAVRYLIQIRMLQRHPLPGSREHAYSLHEDTWYEATAKSGFYTALAGLTEEGVKATGPDSPGGRRLIEMRDFFAFLDREMGALIERWHAQQDTAEGP